Proteins encoded within one genomic window of Methanothrix harundinacea 6Ac:
- the trkA gene encoding Trk system potassium transporter TrkA, whose translation MQIFITGAGDVGYHLARELSQDYDVTVIDQKSRACERLEEIDVRVLQGNAANAQLLVEAGIEDADIVVAVTGNDEVNMITCISASHLGVERTIARVSNSDYIDQPMKDRKNIGIGLMICPELVMAERIVKELYFPSMVERRRLAGGKAELIELAVGEEVPLAGPISKIDLPENCRIAAIKRGEEILIARKEESIRAGDRLILTCEAKSVPKLRKIIHEDTASHKVMIVGGGVVGFYLAKWLEKMDFDLKLVEIDNDRCQELAEELPDTLILNGDGTDISLIKAENVGSMDAVFSVTGFDEKNLLCSLLAKQLGADKIVARVDRSDYIDLFEMVGVDHAISPGRVTVDAVLKLIRGGDEAISSGKEEAEILELRAEKEAKILGKNAAEKMPKGAILGTIMRGSQPIIPTLDTEVKEGDRIFVLALPKASPKVKALFSGERRGS comes from the coding sequence ATGCAGATCTTCATCACCGGAGCTGGCGATGTCGGGTACCACCTGGCCCGCGAGCTATCTCAGGATTACGACGTCACAGTGATAGATCAGAAGAGCAGAGCCTGCGAGCGGCTGGAGGAGATCGACGTCCGAGTCCTCCAGGGGAACGCCGCCAACGCCCAGCTCCTGGTGGAGGCGGGGATCGAGGATGCGGACATCGTCGTCGCCGTCACCGGCAACGACGAGGTGAACATGATCACCTGCATTTCGGCAAGCCACCTGGGGGTCGAGAGGACGATAGCCAGGGTCAGCAACTCCGATTACATCGACCAGCCGATGAAGGACCGAAAGAATATCGGAATCGGCCTCATGATCTGTCCTGAGCTGGTGATGGCGGAGCGGATCGTAAAAGAGCTCTACTTTCCTTCCATGGTCGAGCGTCGGAGGCTCGCCGGGGGTAAGGCGGAGCTGATCGAGCTTGCCGTCGGCGAGGAAGTGCCCCTGGCAGGACCGATCTCAAAGATCGATCTCCCCGAGAACTGCAGGATCGCCGCCATCAAGAGAGGCGAGGAGATCCTCATCGCTCGGAAGGAGGAGTCGATCAGGGCGGGGGACCGGCTGATCCTCACCTGCGAGGCGAAGTCGGTGCCTAAGCTGAGGAAGATCATCCACGAGGATACCGCTTCTCACAAGGTGATGATCGTCGGTGGCGGCGTCGTCGGATTCTACCTCGCCAAGTGGCTGGAGAAGATGGACTTCGACCTGAAGCTGGTGGAGATCGACAACGATCGGTGCCAGGAGCTGGCGGAGGAGCTCCCCGACACCCTGATCCTCAACGGCGACGGGACCGACATATCCCTCATCAAGGCCGAGAACGTCGGGTCCATGGACGCCGTCTTCTCCGTCACAGGCTTCGACGAGAAGAACCTCCTCTGCTCCCTCTTGGCCAAACAGCTCGGCGCAGATAAGATCGTCGCGAGGGTGGACAGGTCCGACTACATCGACCTCTTCGAGATGGTGGGGGTGGACCACGCCATCAGCCCCGGGAGGGTGACCGTCGACGCCGTCCTGAAGCTGATCCGGGGTGGGGATGAGGCCATCTCTTCAGGCAAGGAGGAGGCAGAGATCTTGGAGCTCCGGGCCGAGAAGGAGGCGAAGATCCTGGGGAAGAACGCCGCGGAGAAGATGCCGAAAGGGGCGATCCTCGGAACGATCATGCGGGGGAGCCAGCCGATCATCCCCACCCTGGATACGGAGGTGAAGGAGGGGGACAGGATCTTCGTCCTGGCCCTCCCCAAGGCATCCCCGAAGGTGAAGGCCCTCTTCTCCGGCGAGCGGCGCGGATCTTGA
- a CDS encoding uracil-DNA glycosylase → MNKNVSFSMTIEERTGSGGSPAVEDPLRSLAEEIGSCRRCPLAEGRTKAVPGEGPARAEILLVGEGPGREEDRTGRPFVGRAGSVLDRCLEEAGIERSRVFITNVVKCRPPENRRPKRKEVEACRIYLDAQIELLQPRTVILMGNAAARAVLDVEGIGELRGRVIRGRFLVTFHPAAVLRNGNLREAFIADLRRGRGMAEGGAP, encoded by the coding sequence ATGAATAAGAACGTTTCGTTCAGCATGACCATCGAAGAGAGAACTGGGTCAGGCGGATCCCCGGCGGTCGAAGATCCCCTCCGATCCCTCGCCGAGGAGATCGGATCGTGCCGCCGCTGCCCCCTCGCCGAAGGAAGGACGAAGGCCGTCCCGGGGGAGGGGCCGGCGAGGGCCGAGATCCTCCTCGTTGGGGAGGGGCCGGGGAGGGAGGAGGACAGGACAGGGAGACCCTTCGTCGGGAGGGCGGGGTCGGTCCTCGACCGCTGCCTGGAGGAGGCGGGGATCGAAAGGTCCCGGGTCTTCATAACCAACGTCGTCAAGTGCCGGCCCCCCGAGAACAGGAGGCCGAAGAGGAAGGAGGTGGAGGCCTGCCGGATCTACCTCGACGCCCAGATCGAACTGCTCCAGCCCAGGACCGTCATCCTGATGGGGAATGCGGCGGCGAGGGCCGTCCTAGACGTGGAGGGGATCGGAGAGCTCCGGGGCCGGGTCATCAGGGGCCGGTTCCTCGTCACCTTCCATCCCGCCGCCGTCCTCAGAAATGGAAACCTCCGGGAGGCCTTCATCGCCGACCTTCGGAGAGGAAGAGGGATGGCAGAGGGAGGAGCGCCTTAG
- a CDS encoding sugar phosphate nucleotidyltransferase — protein MFPPVIATVGGGGTRLYPLTLDQPKPLVDLCDTAIIATLFRVLAIQGCRRFVLGSKGAENTLPLNNYFKAGEGFFKRLGISDIEEFAYQPQYADKGSADSLRYCANYFDIDEDMLVVSGDNVIDINLKDFIDFHREKGAILTVALKELDGGEEVSQYGVARIDDDLRIRGFVEKPAPGKEPSRMINTAFYIFSPEIRKVLADMGDSARDIGGDLIPYLTEHGYPVFGYPVKGYWIDIGTPERLLSAAMDFLGGKVEHYAFRNEYRPGQWINPKTLKRIGRYLDSGDIELRGKVFIGRNCSIEKGVVIEDSHIGHTSLIERGSVIKGSMVMSFSSIKRGSYLNRAIVGRHSTIGTKCVLDADQPFNRTGKIPVVGENVILPQESVVGPGTRVAPLKYTYKILATGKFSQLGTDDENIYFGEK, from the coding sequence ATGTTCCCACCGGTAATCGCCACCGTCGGGGGAGGGGGCACCAGGCTCTATCCCCTCACCCTCGACCAGCCGAAGCCCCTGGTGGACCTCTGCGACACCGCCATCATCGCCACCCTCTTCAGGGTCCTGGCGATCCAGGGATGCAGGAGGTTCGTTTTGGGGAGCAAGGGAGCCGAGAACACCCTCCCCCTGAACAACTACTTCAAGGCGGGGGAGGGGTTCTTCAAGAGGCTGGGGATCAGCGATATCGAGGAGTTCGCCTACCAGCCCCAGTACGCAGATAAGGGCAGCGCCGACTCCCTGAGATACTGCGCGAACTACTTCGATATCGATGAGGACATGCTGGTGGTCTCCGGCGACAACGTCATCGACATCAACCTCAAGGACTTCATCGATTTTCACCGGGAAAAGGGGGCGATCCTCACCGTCGCCCTGAAGGAGCTGGATGGAGGAGAGGAGGTATCCCAGTACGGCGTCGCCAGGATCGACGACGACCTGAGGATCAGGGGCTTCGTCGAGAAGCCCGCCCCCGGAAAAGAACCGAGCAGGATGATCAACACCGCCTTTTACATCTTCTCCCCAGAGATCCGGAAGGTCCTCGCCGATATGGGGGACTCGGCCCGGGACATCGGTGGTGACCTCATACCCTACCTGACAGAGCACGGATATCCGGTCTTCGGCTATCCGGTGAAGGGATACTGGATCGACATCGGCACCCCAGAACGGCTCCTTTCGGCAGCTATGGACTTTCTCGGCGGAAAGGTAGAGCACTACGCCTTCAGGAACGAGTACCGCCCCGGCCAGTGGATCAACCCCAAGACCCTGAAGAGGATAGGAAGATACCTCGACTCCGGGGATATCGAGCTCCGGGGGAAGGTCTTCATTGGTAGGAACTGCAGCATCGAGAAGGGGGTGGTCATCGAGGACTCCCACATCGGGCATACGAGCCTCATCGAGAGGGGGTCGGTGATAAAAGGGAGCATGGTGATGAGCTTCTCCTCGATAAAGAGGGGATCGTACCTGAACAGGGCGATCGTCGGGAGGCACTCCACCATCGGGACCAAATGCGTCCTCGACGCCGACCAGCCCTTTAACAGGACCGGGAAGATCCCGGTGGTGGGAGAGAACGTGATCCTACCCCAGGAGTCGGTGGTGGGGCCGGGGACGAGGGTGGCCCCCCTCAAGTACACCTACAAGATCCTGGCTACGGGGAAGTTCTCTCAGCTGGGCACCGACGACGAAAATATATACTTCGGCGAGAAGTGA
- a CDS encoding isocitrate/isopropylmalate family dehydrogenase, with protein sequence MTERREAIERAKAHFEELLVEQMDRVERMKAAEDWIDYSMIRPIVIGVVGGDGIGPYICAEAKRVLEHMLQAEVSAGKVEIRDVSGLTIEERARAMKAIPAGVLDELKRCHAILKGPLTTPKKGDPWPNLESANVAMRRELDLFANVRPVKVPSQGIDWIFFRENTEGAYILGSKGLNVTDEIAFDFTVTTTQGAERIVHLAFDHAKKNGVNRVTAVTKANVIKTSDGKFLEVARKVAKDYPEIDLDEWFIDIMAAKLVDPKRRTQFRVVVLPNLYGDIITDEAAEFQGGVGTAGSANIGKRYSMFEAIHGSAPRMVEEGRAQYADPSSMMRAAAMLLGHIGFVEKARRLEMALDLCGQYERKVVLTGRADGATGAKFADYVMETLQDPELEARWRSHQ encoded by the coding sequence ATGACCGAAAGGAGAGAGGCTATTGAGAGGGCGAAGGCCCACTTCGAGGAGCTCCTCGTCGAGCAGATGGACCGGGTGGAGCGGATGAAGGCCGCCGAGGACTGGATCGACTACTCTATGATCAGACCCATCGTCATCGGCGTTGTGGGGGGAGACGGGATCGGACCCTACATCTGCGCCGAGGCGAAGAGGGTCCTGGAGCACATGCTCCAGGCCGAGGTCTCGGCCGGGAAGGTGGAGATCAGGGACGTCTCCGGCCTCACCATCGAGGAGAGGGCGAGGGCGATGAAGGCGATCCCCGCCGGGGTCCTCGACGAGCTGAAGAGGTGCCACGCCATCCTCAAGGGGCCCCTGACGACCCCCAAGAAGGGGGACCCCTGGCCAAACCTGGAGAGCGCAAACGTCGCGATGCGCCGGGAGCTGGACCTCTTCGCCAACGTCCGGCCCGTCAAGGTCCCTAGCCAGGGGATCGACTGGATCTTCTTCAGGGAGAACACCGAGGGGGCGTACATCCTCGGAAGCAAGGGCTTAAACGTCACCGACGAGATCGCCTTCGACTTCACGGTGACGACCACCCAGGGGGCGGAGAGGATAGTCCATCTCGCCTTCGATCACGCGAAGAAGAACGGGGTCAATCGGGTCACCGCCGTCACCAAGGCTAACGTCATCAAGACCAGCGACGGCAAGTTCCTGGAGGTGGCGAGGAAGGTGGCAAAGGACTACCCAGAAATCGACCTCGACGAGTGGTTCATCGATATCATGGCGGCAAAGCTCGTCGACCCGAAGCGGAGGACCCAGTTCCGGGTCGTCGTCCTTCCTAATCTGTACGGCGACATCATCACCGACGAGGCGGCGGAGTTCCAGGGCGGCGTCGGAACCGCCGGCTCCGCCAACATCGGGAAGAGGTACTCCATGTTCGAGGCGATCCACGGCTCTGCCCCGCGGATGGTGGAGGAGGGGAGGGCCCAGTACGCCGACCCCTCCAGCATGATGAGGGCTGCGGCGATGCTCCTCGGCCACATCGGCTTCGTCGAGAAGGCGAGGCGGCTGGAGATGGCCCTCGACCTCTGCGGCCAGTACGAGAGGAAGGTCGTCCTGACGGGCCGGGCCGACGGCGCCACTGGGGCCAAGTTCGCCGACTACGTCATGGAGACCCTCCAAGATCCTGAGCTGGAGGCGAGGTGGAGGAGCCATCAGTAG
- a CDS encoding RIO1 family regulatory kinase/ATPase domain-containing protein, producing MENLADAFLRLDRKEIALLKAVERGMRTSEWASMEDVVARARLSPKAAASGLARLVGKKLVSRTTEPYEGYQIGFVAYDLVALSDLVARDVVLSLGDLLGVGKESVVFEALGRIPPGADEQAAPPEGEETELVPLAVKFHRQGRTSFKHVRRAREHLADHPRCAWIHAARLGAAREWRTLKALHPEVRVPRPVALSHHALVMEHAGGTELYRVVLEEPEPFLELILEEVASAWRRGFVHADLSAYNVLVGEEGEVVIIDWPQAVSRRDPRARELLERDVKNLLDHFARKYRLDLSLEAALSSAAADLGPGEEGGKEAGDEEVDVSTTNGAAEG from the coding sequence GTGGAGAACCTGGCAGATGCTTTCCTGAGACTGGACCGGAAGGAGATCGCCCTCCTGAAGGCGGTTGAGCGGGGGATGCGCACCTCGGAGTGGGCGTCGATGGAGGATGTGGTGGCGAGAGCCCGCCTCTCCCCCAAGGCCGCCGCCTCGGGGCTCGCGAGGCTGGTGGGAAAGAAGCTCGTATCGAGGACCACCGAGCCCTATGAGGGGTATCAGATCGGCTTTGTCGCCTACGACCTCGTCGCCCTCTCCGACCTCGTCGCCCGGGACGTCGTCCTCTCCTTGGGCGACCTCCTCGGGGTCGGGAAGGAGTCGGTCGTCTTCGAGGCCCTCGGCCGGATCCCCCCCGGGGCGGATGAGCAGGCAGCCCCTCCGGAGGGGGAGGAGACGGAGCTCGTCCCCCTGGCGGTCAAGTTCCACCGCCAGGGGAGGACGAGCTTCAAGCACGTCCGCAGGGCGAGGGAGCACCTCGCCGACCATCCCCGGTGCGCCTGGATCCACGCCGCGAGGCTCGGGGCGGCGAGGGAGTGGAGGACCCTCAAGGCCCTCCATCCGGAGGTGAGGGTCCCCAGGCCCGTCGCCCTCAGCCACCACGCCCTGGTGATGGAGCACGCGGGGGGGACGGAGCTTTACAGGGTGGTGCTGGAGGAGCCGGAGCCCTTTTTAGAGCTGATCCTGGAGGAGGTGGCCTCTGCCTGGAGGAGGGGTTTCGTCCACGCCGATCTCAGCGCCTACAACGTGCTCGTCGGGGAGGAGGGAGAGGTCGTCATCATCGACTGGCCCCAGGCCGTCTCCAGGAGGGACCCTCGGGCCCGGGAGCTCCTCGAGAGGGACGTCAAGAACCTCCTCGACCACTTCGCCCGGAAGTACCGCCTCGACCTCTCCCTCGAAGCTGCCCTCTCCTCCGCGGCCGCCGATCTCGGGCCTGGGGAGGAGGGGGGAAAGGAGGCGGGAGATGAAGAGGTCGACGTCTCCACCACCAATGGAGCGGCGGAGGGGTGA
- a CDS encoding DUF460 domain-containing protein — MKRSTSPPPMERRRGDAIPGSIFGVDIASGSPVSKQPPSYALFILSAEGEERHPMISRQKLIRMIRQRSPEMVAVDNVHELAADRADLVRLLTQMPSGTRLVQVTGGERAEPLARLARRHGIAFDRLDPMDEAEACARLASRGVGSVVSAFEEQTWIKVSRRRSPGRGGWSQKRYTRKIHGSVKALSREVEERLREEGHQFTARSVEGIGGYIRSEFVVEADRSLVHLHSGYRGDAQIRVEGVERPRLKFEPLRKRRGYIIAGIDPGTTTAIAALDLEGELVDLTSSRTMATPEVIEWLSIRGKTLVVATDVSPTPGAVEKVKRAFSAVLFSPGGDISAEEKIALAREYGYRNDHERDALAAAASAFKRYRNKFQQVERKCPPDLDPEEVKALVVRGLSIDQAISRMALSPAEERPAPPQAPQEAPSSEDADLSMQVAENRRQQEQIRRLKEFVEELKGELAEERAARRRLEAKIERLMDRSRREIKRDQEIRIREKEIERLRGLLRQERKTNRRLKARLRREKRAEELEEEAVGRPTKEVASFSREAILEAAERLHIGKGDVILLLDASGGGPNTADLLIELGVEAVVVETEMEPSVEGHLMDGGVPVLSSREVPVRRVSGIALVGPEDLERARAQWSERKAVRDARRKTEWLEGMIQEYRAERRKDERQRRRPSPE; from the coding sequence ATGAAGAGGTCGACGTCTCCACCACCAATGGAGCGGCGGAGGGGTGATGCCATCCCGGGATCGATCTTCGGCGTCGACATAGCCAGCGGCTCGCCCGTGAGCAAGCAGCCTCCCAGCTACGCCCTCTTCATCCTCTCGGCAGAGGGAGAGGAGCGCCACCCCATGATCAGCAGGCAGAAGCTGATCAGGATGATCCGGCAGAGGTCCCCGGAGATGGTCGCCGTCGACAACGTCCACGAGCTCGCCGCCGACAGGGCCGACCTAGTCCGGCTCCTGACGCAGATGCCCTCGGGGACGAGGCTCGTCCAGGTGACGGGGGGGGAGAGGGCCGAGCCCCTCGCCCGCCTCGCCCGAAGGCACGGGATCGCCTTCGATCGGCTCGACCCCATGGACGAGGCCGAGGCCTGCGCCCGCCTCGCCTCCCGGGGCGTCGGGAGCGTCGTCTCCGCCTTCGAGGAGCAGACCTGGATCAAGGTCAGCCGCCGGAGGTCTCCCGGCCGGGGCGGCTGGTCCCAGAAGAGGTACACCCGGAAGATCCATGGCTCCGTCAAGGCCCTCTCCCGGGAGGTGGAGGAGAGGCTCCGGGAGGAGGGGCATCAGTTCACCGCCCGGTCGGTGGAGGGGATCGGCGGCTACATCAGGAGCGAGTTCGTCGTCGAGGCGGACAGGAGCCTCGTCCACCTCCACTCCGGCTATCGGGGCGACGCCCAGATCAGGGTGGAGGGGGTGGAGCGGCCGAGGCTCAAGTTCGAGCCGCTCCGAAAGAGGCGGGGGTACATCATCGCCGGGATCGATCCCGGCACCACCACCGCCATCGCCGCCCTCGATCTTGAGGGGGAGCTGGTGGACCTCACCAGCTCTAGGACGATGGCCACCCCGGAGGTGATCGAGTGGCTCTCTATCCGCGGAAAGACCCTGGTAGTGGCGACGGACGTCTCCCCGACGCCGGGGGCTGTCGAGAAGGTGAAGAGGGCCTTCTCCGCCGTCCTCTTTTCTCCCGGAGGCGATATCAGCGCCGAGGAGAAGATCGCCCTCGCCCGGGAGTACGGCTACAGAAACGACCACGAGCGCGACGCCCTGGCGGCGGCGGCCAGCGCCTTCAAGAGGTACAGAAATAAGTTCCAGCAGGTGGAGAGGAAGTGCCCCCCGGATCTCGACCCCGAGGAGGTGAAGGCTCTGGTGGTGCGGGGCCTCTCGATAGATCAGGCGATCTCCAGGATGGCGTTGTCGCCGGCGGAGGAGAGGCCCGCGCCTCCCCAGGCCCCGCAGGAGGCTCCATCCTCAGAAGATGCCGATCTCTCCATGCAGGTGGCGGAGAACCGACGTCAGCAAGAGCAGATCCGGAGGCTGAAGGAGTTTGTCGAGGAGCTGAAGGGCGAGCTCGCGGAGGAGAGGGCGGCCCGCCGCCGTCTCGAGGCTAAGATCGAGAGGCTGATGGATAGGTCCCGCCGGGAGATCAAAAGGGACCAGGAGATCAGGATCCGGGAGAAGGAGATCGAGAGGCTCCGGGGCCTCCTCCGGCAGGAGAGGAAGACGAACCGCCGGCTGAAGGCGAGGCTCAGGAGGGAGAAGAGGGCCGAGGAGCTGGAGGAGGAGGCGGTGGGAAGGCCCACCAAGGAGGTCGCCTCCTTCTCCAGGGAGGCGATCCTGGAGGCGGCAGAGCGGCTTCACATCGGGAAGGGGGACGTCATACTCCTCCTCGACGCCAGCGGCGGGGGTCCCAACACCGCAGACCTCCTCATCGAGCTGGGGGTGGAGGCGGTGGTCGTCGAGACGGAGATGGAGCCGTCGGTGGAGGGGCATCTGATGGACGGAGGGGTCCCCGTCCTATCCAGCCGGGAGGTGCCGGTGCGGAGGGTCTCCGGGATCGCCCTCGTCGGCCCCGAGGATCTGGAGAGGGCGCGGGCTCAGTGGTCGGAGCGGAAGGCGGTCCGGGACGCCCGAAGGAAGACCGAGTGGCTGGAGGGGATGATCCAGGAGTACCGGGCGGAGCGGAGAAAGGATGAGCGGCAGAGGAGGAGGCCCTCTCCGGAGTGA
- the nadA gene encoding quinolinate synthase NadA: MLADDILRLKRERNAVILAHNYQPGEVQEVADLRGDSLELSRAAAREEAEVIIFCGVDFMAETAAILSPEKRVVMPAAGASCPMASMITARDLRGFKEENPGAAVVCYVNSSAEVKAESDICCTSANGVEVVASLAEETVLFVPDRNLGRYVARFTEKKIITWNGYCYVHDRYTPEDVSRACALHPEAEVLVHPECRPEVIDLADGVYSTSGMARRAKESPSREFIIGTEVGMNYRLKEENPGKEFYPLSEKAVCLDMKKTTLERVRSALETLEPRVTVPEEVAGRARVAIERMLSI, encoded by the coding sequence ATGCTCGCCGACGATATACTGAGGTTGAAGAGGGAGCGGAACGCCGTCATCCTCGCCCACAACTACCAGCCCGGAGAGGTCCAGGAGGTCGCAGACCTCCGGGGCGACTCCCTGGAGCTCTCCCGGGCTGCGGCGAGGGAGGAGGCTGAGGTGATAATCTTCTGCGGCGTCGACTTCATGGCCGAGACCGCGGCTATCCTCTCCCCCGAGAAGAGGGTGGTGATGCCGGCGGCGGGAGCGAGCTGCCCCATGGCCTCCATGATCACGGCCCGGGATCTCCGGGGCTTCAAGGAAGAGAACCCCGGGGCCGCCGTCGTCTGCTACGTCAACTCCTCCGCCGAGGTGAAGGCGGAGAGCGACATCTGCTGCACCTCCGCCAACGGGGTCGAGGTGGTCGCCTCCCTCGCGGAGGAGACGGTCCTCTTCGTCCCCGACAGGAACCTGGGGAGGTACGTCGCCCGCTTCACCGAAAAGAAGATCATAACCTGGAACGGGTACTGCTACGTCCACGACAGGTACACCCCGGAGGACGTCTCCAGGGCTTGCGCCCTCCACCCCGAGGCCGAGGTTCTCGTCCACCCCGAGTGCAGGCCCGAGGTTATCGACCTCGCCGACGGCGTCTACAGCACCTCGGGGATGGCGAGGCGCGCTAAGGAGAGTCCGTCCCGAGAGTTCATCATCGGGACTGAGGTGGGGATGAACTACAGGCTGAAGGAGGAGAACCCGGGGAAGGAGTTTTACCCCTTGAGCGAAAAGGCGGTCTGCCTCGACATGAAGAAGACGACCCTGGAGCGGGTCCGATCCGCCCTGGAGACCCTGGAGCCGAGGGTCACCGTCCCCGAGGAAGTGGCGGGCCGGGCGAGGGTCGCCATCGAGAGGATGCTCTCGATCTGA
- a CDS encoding BaiN/RdsA family NAD(P)/FAD-dependent oxidoreductase, which translates to MVVVMSEDRSRDEIWDLIVVGAGPAGLFCAASASGGNLKVLVLEKKSSPGRKLLISGSGRCNLTHDGEARAFLDHYGDAGRFLRPALLGFTNRDLVAFFEERGLSMTTLEGGKVFPETQRSRDVLTVLLAECEARKVEISGGKTVTSIEKSEEGFLVACGNDIHRSRFLVIATGGRSYPATGSAGDGYSFAGALGHSIAEVGPALAPVRIRDYPFADLAGISLPGARVSIFRGRKAKEGVGDVLFTHDGLSGPGILDLSRDIRAGDLLRVSLAGLRKKEEMERWLLARSEEEGGRNLRSVLAELAVPARLVSRVLELLEIPQDLKCASMTRRMRIDLADRLSGFPLIVDEVGGYDSAMATRGGVALSEVDSKTMESKLVSGLYFVGEVLDVDGDTGGYNLQAAFSTGLLAAKSIRRRLAEIEDGR; encoded by the coding sequence ATGGTCGTCGTCATGTCGGAGGATAGGAGCCGGGATGAAATCTGGGATCTCATCGTCGTCGGAGCGGGCCCCGCAGGCCTCTTCTGCGCCGCCAGCGCCTCCGGCGGGAATCTGAAGGTCCTCGTCCTGGAGAAGAAAAGCTCCCCCGGCCGAAAGCTCCTCATCTCTGGCTCGGGCCGATGCAACCTGACCCACGATGGCGAGGCGAGAGCCTTCCTCGACCATTACGGTGATGCGGGCCGCTTCCTCCGGCCGGCCCTCCTCGGCTTCACCAACCGTGACCTCGTCGCCTTCTTTGAGGAAAGGGGCCTTTCGATGACAACGCTGGAGGGGGGCAAGGTCTTCCCCGAGACCCAGAGGAGCCGGGACGTCCTGACCGTCCTCCTGGCAGAATGCGAGGCCCGGAAGGTGGAGATATCGGGCGGCAAGACCGTGACCTCCATCGAGAAGTCGGAAGAGGGGTTTCTCGTCGCCTGCGGCAATGATATCCATCGGTCCCGCTTCCTGGTCATCGCCACCGGGGGCCGGTCGTACCCCGCCACCGGCTCGGCCGGCGACGGCTACTCCTTCGCCGGGGCCCTCGGCCATTCCATCGCCGAGGTCGGCCCCGCCCTCGCCCCCGTCCGGATCAGGGATTATCCCTTCGCCGACCTCGCGGGGATCTCCCTCCCCGGCGCCAGGGTCTCAATATTCCGGGGGCGGAAGGCGAAGGAGGGGGTGGGGGACGTTCTCTTCACCCACGATGGGCTCTCGGGGCCGGGGATCCTCGACCTCTCCAGGGACATCCGGGCCGGGGACCTCCTGAGGGTATCGTTGGCAGGGCTCAGGAAGAAGGAGGAGATGGAGAGGTGGCTTCTCGCAAGGTCCGAGGAGGAGGGCGGCCGAAACCTGAGGTCGGTCCTGGCGGAGCTCGCGGTCCCCGCGAGGCTCGTCTCGAGGGTCCTCGAACTCCTGGAGATCCCCCAGGACCTCAAATGCGCCTCGATGACGAGGCGGATGAGGATCGACCTTGCCGACCGTCTCTCCGGCTTTCCTCTGATCGTCGATGAGGTCGGAGGCTACGATTCGGCGATGGCGACCAGGGGCGGCGTCGCCCTCTCGGAGGTGGACTCGAAGACGATGGAGTCGAAGCTGGTCTCGGGGCTCTATTTCGTCGGCGAGGTCCTGGACGTGGACGGCGATACCGGCGGCTACAACCTCCAGGCCGCCTTCTCCACCGGGTTATTGGCGGCTAAGAGCATTAGAAGGCGGCTTGCCGAAATCGAGGACGGAAGGTGA
- a CDS encoding alpha/beta fold hydrolase: MSENEIIDLRRHGRPPYTVALLHGGPGARGEMAPVARVLSSSRGVLEPLQRATSVRGQVEELRRDLEAAGDPPMALIGFSWGGWLGFILAAEHPDLVGKLILVGCAPFEERRASAVHLTRMSRLGVEERREASSILRLLEGPEVAGAEEMDAALRRLGAIFSKADSYDPILPESVDVDLQPEAFQAVWREAAELRKSGRLLELGRRIECPVVAIQGEHDPHPAEGVRLPLSSVLKSFRFFLLQESGHKPWIERRSRDKFYQILDHELR; this comes from the coding sequence ATGTCGGAGAACGAGATCATCGACCTGAGACGGCATGGAAGGCCGCCCTACACCGTCGCCCTCCTCCACGGCGGTCCGGGGGCCCGGGGAGAGATGGCGCCGGTGGCGCGCGTCCTCTCTTCCAGCCGGGGCGTCCTGGAGCCGCTCCAGAGGGCGACCTCGGTCCGGGGGCAGGTGGAGGAGCTCCGAAGGGATCTGGAGGCGGCGGGGGACCCGCCGATGGCCCTCATCGGCTTCTCCTGGGGCGGATGGCTCGGCTTCATCCTGGCGGCTGAGCATCCCGACCTCGTCGGAAAGCTGATCCTCGTCGGGTGCGCCCCCTTCGAGGAGAGGCGCGCATCCGCCGTCCACCTCACCAGGATGAGCCGCCTCGGGGTCGAGGAGAGGAGGGAGGCCTCTTCTATCCTCCGCCTCCTGGAGGGGCCTGAGGTGGCCGGGGCGGAGGAGATGGACGCGGCCCTCCGGAGGCTGGGGGCGATCTTCTCGAAGGCCGATTCTTACGACCCCATATTACCCGAATCCGTCGACGTGGACCTCCAGCCGGAGGCGTTTCAGGCGGTCTGGAGGGAGGCGGCGGAGCTGAGGAAGAGCGGCCGGCTCCTGGAGCTCGGAAGAAGGATCGAATGCCCGGTGGTGGCGATCCAGGGGGAGCATGACCCCCATCCGGCCGAAGGGGTCCGCCTCCCCCTCTCATCGGTTCTCAAGAGCTTCCGCTTCTTCCTCCTGCAGGAGAGCGGCCATAAGCCGTGGATCGAGAGGAGGTCCAGAGACAAATTCTACCAGATCCTGGATCATGAGCTGAGATGA